The proteins below are encoded in one region of Holophagaceae bacterium:
- a CDS encoding GGDEF domain-containing protein, whose amino-acid sequence MDPKRPTQDNTFDLDGATMAASSAYLRSNSPFEEWALIRYVGHPIGEVITLRPKGMVIGRSAENDICLAEAEVSRLHSRIDVVMDEGQAVSVTLQDLGSTNGTFVNGKRLVAGAEPTELNNGDVIRVGSHAFKLKRLDDMERHYHEVVLTQTTVDPLTGVGNRATVLGHLEKHFDLARRYKRPLSVILADLDFFKAVNDTYGHATGDLVLQTFGMILLGRLRGSDQVGRIGGEEFLVVLPETHGHEAVSVAENLRNAIKAEPVSRPDGTPFYVKVSLGVAQVHDADANAGSLLARADVALYRAKNLGRDRVEFDSQL is encoded by the coding sequence ATGGATCCGAAACGCCCGACCCAAGACAACACCTTCGACCTGGATGGCGCCACCATGGCGGCCAGCTCGGCCTATCTGCGCTCGAATTCCCCTTTCGAGGAATGGGCGCTGATCCGCTACGTGGGGCATCCCATCGGCGAAGTCATCACCTTGCGCCCCAAGGGCATGGTCATCGGCCGCTCCGCGGAAAACGACATCTGCCTGGCCGAGGCCGAGGTGAGCCGCCTGCACTCGAGGATCGATGTGGTGATGGACGAGGGGCAGGCGGTTTCGGTGACGCTCCAGGATCTGGGCTCCACCAATGGCACCTTCGTGAACGGAAAACGCCTGGTGGCCGGCGCCGAGCCCACGGAGCTGAACAACGGCGACGTGATCCGGGTCGGCAGCCACGCCTTCAAGCTCAAGCGCCTGGACGACATGGAACGCCACTACCACGAAGTGGTCCTGACCCAGACCACCGTGGACCCCCTGACCGGCGTGGGCAACCGCGCGACGGTGCTGGGCCACCTGGAGAAGCATTTCGACCTGGCGCGGCGCTACAAGCGGCCCCTCTCCGTGATCCTCGCGGACCTGGATTTCTTCAAAGCCGTCAATGACACCTATGGCCATGCCACGGGCGATCTCGTGCTGCAGACCTTCGGCATGATCCTGCTCGGGCGGCTGCGGGGGAGCGACCAGGTGGGCCGCATCGGCGGGGAGGAATTCCTGGTGGTGCTCCCGGAGACCCATGGGCACGAAGCCGTGAGCGTGGCCGAGAACCTGCGCAACGCGATCAAGGCCGAGCCCGTGAGCCGGCCGGACGGCACGCCGTTCTACGTGAAGGTCAGCCTGGGCGTGGCCCAGGTCCATGATGCGGACGCCAATGCCGGATCGCTGCTGGCGCGCGCGGACGTGGCGCTGTACCGTGCGAAGAACCTGGGGCGCGACCGGGTGGAATTCGATTCCCAGCTCTGA